In the Haloferula helveola genome, one interval contains:
- a CDS encoding MBL fold metallo-hydrolase, which produces MSERFENPWAHPRHRFRDVLRWKLGVEPGDPESGAPDRPARSVPWSPQPLPASGWRATWFGHASFLLEGEGRRILVDPVFSDYCSPFPLPGLKRFVRPPCTLDDLGSVDAVLLSHSHYDHLELPTLRRFGRDTPMVVPEGHGRWLERKGFRQVIELPWWSVGDLLPGIRVTSTPAQHFTARTAFDRNRGHWCGYRIDASGLSLWHAGDSGYCPVFREIGERLGPVDFGMIPIGAYSPRWFMKPVHMTPEEAVEVFRNVGCRRAVGMHWGTFRLTDEPMGEPPIRLRAACEAADVAGFVTGAVGESWEIPLLRSGGATDDGDFTA; this is translated from the coding sequence ATGAGCGAACGCTTCGAGAACCCGTGGGCGCATCCGAGGCATCGATTTCGCGACGTCCTGCGGTGGAAGCTCGGGGTGGAACCGGGCGATCCGGAAAGCGGCGCTCCGGACCGGCCCGCCCGGAGCGTGCCATGGAGCCCGCAGCCGTTGCCGGCTTCCGGGTGGCGCGCGACCTGGTTCGGGCATGCGTCGTTTCTGCTGGAGGGCGAAGGTCGCCGGATCCTGGTGGACCCGGTGTTCTCGGATTACTGCTCTCCGTTTCCCCTGCCGGGGCTGAAGCGGTTTGTGCGTCCGCCGTGCACGCTGGATGATCTTGGTTCGGTGGATGCCGTCCTGCTCAGTCACAGCCACTACGATCATCTCGAGCTCCCGACGCTCCGTCGTTTCGGTCGGGATACGCCGATGGTGGTCCCGGAAGGTCACGGCAGATGGCTGGAGAGGAAGGGCTTTCGCCAGGTGATCGAGCTGCCGTGGTGGTCGGTCGGGGACTTGCTTCCCGGAATCCGCGTCACCTCCACACCGGCGCAGCACTTCACGGCCCGGACCGCATTCGACCGGAATCGGGGGCACTGGTGCGGCTACCGGATCGATGCATCGGGCTTGAGTCTCTGGCATGCGGGGGACAGCGGCTACTGCCCGGTATTCCGGGAGATCGGTGAGAGGTTGGGTCCGGTGGACTTCGGGATGATCCCGATCGGCGCCTACTCGCCGCGCTGGTTCATGAAGCCGGTCCACATGACGCCGGAAGAGGCGGTTGAGGTGTTCCGGAATGTCGGATGCCGTCGGGCCGTCGGGATGCATTGGGGCACCTTCCGGTTGACCGACGAACCGATGGGCGAGCCGCCGATCCGTTTGCGGGCCGCTTGTGAGGCCGCCGACGTGGCGGGTTTCGTCACCGGAGCTGTCGGGGAATCGTGGGAAATTCCGTTGCTCCGATCGGGAGGGGCTACGGATGACGGGGATTTCACAGCTTGA
- a CDS encoding thiamine pyrophosphate-binding protein — protein MTVWETAVETVRNCLEQGIREFVVCAGARNAVLVEVLAQAETAGHVTLRRHFEERSAAFFALGRTMSGEPCAVVTTSGTAVAELLPAVIEACYQGRPLVLLTADRPARFRNTGAPQSIVQPDIFGGYAGSGDWENWDRRSPWHVNVELEEEFEVGEWGGPGFVASGASPVWPRLAVSALARWLKDDLYLGLVVMIGELEPEDREPVYHFIHDLKVPVVAEATSGLREALAPFVLPDPDRVLKAEPPGKVLRLGSVPSGRFWRDLEDLPETDVWNVTRSGWPGLARETHTIHAPVGQAIRALGEVEQADDALDYLVERSRRAAETDELLQAYPDSEPGMLRTLSHYAALGSGLFLGNSLPIREWNLFAQWDRPIPETRANRGANGIDGQISTWLGSSASKKDAWCVIGDLTALYDLAAPAMLGQIEREGRVLVVINNGGGRIFTRVPRLQAMNERARELMLNAHTQSLENWAAMWGMGYLRVTGQDDFDGLEPGEVPLLVELVPSEKETAAFWEKFDA, from the coding sequence GTGACGGTTTGGGAAACGGCGGTGGAGACGGTCCGCAATTGCCTCGAGCAGGGGATTCGCGAGTTCGTGGTGTGTGCCGGCGCGCGGAATGCGGTGCTGGTGGAGGTGCTGGCTCAGGCCGAAACGGCGGGCCATGTCACCCTCCGCCGCCATTTCGAGGAGCGCTCGGCGGCATTCTTCGCGCTGGGCCGTACGATGTCCGGGGAACCGTGTGCGGTGGTGACGACCAGTGGAACCGCGGTGGCCGAGCTTCTGCCCGCAGTGATCGAGGCCTGCTACCAAGGGCGGCCGCTGGTCCTGCTGACCGCTGACCGGCCGGCACGGTTTCGCAACACCGGTGCACCCCAGTCGATCGTGCAGCCGGATATTTTCGGCGGCTACGCCGGCAGCGGTGACTGGGAAAACTGGGACCGCCGCTCTCCATGGCATGTGAACGTCGAGCTTGAGGAAGAATTCGAGGTGGGTGAATGGGGAGGGCCGGGGTTTGTCGCGTCGGGAGCGTCGCCCGTTTGGCCGCGTCTGGCGGTCTCCGCGCTCGCGCGCTGGCTGAAAGACGACCTCTACCTCGGATTGGTCGTCATGATCGGCGAGTTGGAGCCGGAGGATCGCGAGCCGGTGTATCACTTCATCCACGACCTGAAGGTGCCGGTTGTAGCGGAAGCGACGAGCGGGCTGCGCGAGGCGCTCGCGCCATTCGTGCTGCCCGATCCCGATCGGGTTCTGAAAGCCGAGCCGCCCGGCAAGGTGCTGCGACTTGGGTCCGTGCCGTCCGGACGTTTCTGGAGGGATCTCGAAGACCTGCCCGAGACCGACGTGTGGAATGTCACCCGCAGCGGATGGCCGGGACTGGCAAGGGAGACGCATACGATCCATGCGCCGGTCGGCCAGGCGATCCGGGCCCTTGGTGAGGTCGAACAAGCCGATGATGCCCTCGATTATCTCGTCGAACGTTCCCGGCGGGCGGCGGAGACCGATGAACTGCTGCAGGCCTATCCCGACAGCGAACCGGGCATGCTGCGGACCCTCTCCCACTACGCCGCTCTGGGGAGCGGGCTGTTTCTCGGCAACAGCCTGCCCATCCGCGAGTGGAACCTTTTCGCCCAGTGGGACCGGCCGATTCCGGAGACCCGCGCCAATCGCGGGGCCAACGGGATCGACGGTCAGATCTCGACCTGGCTGGGATCGTCGGCATCGAAGAAGGACGCGTGGTGCGTGATCGGTGACCTGACCGCTCTCTATGATCTCGCCGCGCCGGCGATGCTCGGACAGATCGAGCGCGAGGGCCGGGTGCTGGTCGTGATCAACAACGGCGGCGGCAGAATATTCACGCGGGTGCCGCGCCTCCAAGCGATGAACGAACGGGCGCGCGAGCTGATGCTCAATGCCCACACCCAGTCGCTCGAAAACTGGGCGGCGATGTGGGGTATGGGCTACCTGCGAGTCACCGGCCAGGACGATTTCGACGGCCTCGAACCCGGTGAAGTGCCGCTCTTGGTCGAACTCGTTCCTTCCGAGAAGGAGACCGCGGCGTTCTGGGAAAAGTTCGATGCATGA
- a CDS encoding excinuclease ABC subunit UvrC — MAVDLKAKLREVPHQPGVYLMKDRLGSIIYVGKARDLRKRLSSYFMASRKTRADLKTRALIDTIADFEIHQVRNEAEALLLEGKLIKDYRPRYNVSFRDDKRFLLVKLDPSEPWPRFVLTRLKKEDGGRYFGPFAHSGALRATINWVNRRYGLRVCRPRVPDEVAYKHCNADVIRNCSAPCVGRVSREDYMAKVDEACDILSGKGRREVFQEIEDEMEKAAGRLDFEKAALLRDVLDNLRKTLNPTRQFTRGRGVPTTVKPIEDLAELGEELGLEGPPRVMECFDISNVSSNHIVASMVRFTEGRPDNRNYRRYRIRTVEGQDDFASMAEVIRRRYSRILKENWEAVPDLDDSQEDIVEIQRRLAKEGRAKIVLPDLVIVDGGKGQLSSAVRELRQLGLHELPVIGLAKQREEVFVPGKSEPILIPHERGALKLLQRIRDEAHRFANGYNELLYRRRMKESVLDDCPAISPKRKQQLLEKFGSVARIRKASVGELAALPGISERSAEAILDWLG; from the coding sequence GTGGCCGTCGATCTGAAAGCCAAGCTGCGGGAGGTCCCGCACCAACCCGGGGTGTATCTGATGAAGGATCGTCTCGGGTCGATCATCTATGTCGGCAAGGCGCGGGACCTTCGGAAGCGATTGTCTTCTTACTTCATGGCGTCGCGGAAAACCCGGGCCGACTTGAAGACGCGGGCGCTGATCGACACCATCGCGGACTTCGAGATCCACCAGGTCCGCAACGAGGCCGAGGCACTCCTTCTGGAAGGCAAGCTGATCAAGGACTATCGCCCGCGTTACAATGTCTCGTTCCGCGACGACAAACGCTTTCTGCTGGTGAAGCTCGATCCGTCCGAGCCCTGGCCAAGGTTCGTGCTGACTCGTTTGAAAAAGGAGGACGGAGGTCGCTACTTCGGTCCGTTCGCGCATTCCGGAGCGCTGCGTGCGACGATCAACTGGGTCAATCGTCGCTACGGCCTCCGGGTGTGCCGCCCACGTGTGCCGGATGAGGTCGCCTACAAGCATTGCAATGCGGACGTCATCCGGAACTGCTCCGCGCCCTGTGTCGGGCGGGTCTCTCGCGAAGACTACATGGCAAAGGTCGACGAGGCCTGCGACATCCTCTCCGGCAAGGGGCGGCGGGAGGTTTTCCAAGAGATCGAGGACGAAATGGAAAAGGCGGCGGGGCGATTGGATTTCGAGAAGGCGGCGCTGTTGCGCGACGTGTTGGACAACCTGCGCAAGACGCTGAATCCGACCCGCCAGTTCACCCGGGGGCGCGGTGTGCCGACGACGGTGAAGCCCATCGAGGATCTCGCCGAACTTGGCGAGGAACTCGGACTGGAGGGTCCGCCTCGGGTCATGGAGTGCTTCGACATTTCGAACGTTTCCTCGAACCACATTGTGGCGTCGATGGTGCGCTTCACCGAAGGCAGGCCCGACAACCGGAACTACCGCCGCTACCGGATCCGCACGGTGGAGGGGCAGGATGACTTCGCCTCGATGGCCGAGGTGATCCGGCGACGCTATTCGCGGATCCTCAAAGAGAACTGGGAGGCGGTTCCCGATCTCGACGATTCGCAGGAAGACATTGTCGAGATCCAGAGGCGGCTTGCGAAGGAAGGGAGGGCGAAAATCGTGCTTCCCGACCTGGTGATCGTCGACGGCGGCAAGGGGCAGCTCTCATCGGCAGTGAGGGAGCTGCGCCAACTCGGTTTGCATGAGTTGCCCGTCATCGGCCTCGCGAAGCAGCGTGAGGAAGTCTTCGTTCCGGGAAAAAGCGAGCCGATCCTGATTCCCCACGAGCGGGGCGCACTGAAGTTGCTGCAACGGATCCGCGACGAGGCGCACCGGTTCGCCAATGGCTACAATGAGTTGCTTTACCGTCGAAGGATGAAGGAAAGCGTCCTCGACGATTGCCCCGCGATCTCGCCGAAGCGGAAGCAGCAGTTGCTCGAGAAATTCGGCAGCGTCGCGCGCATCCGTAAGGCGAGCGTCGGCGAGCTTGCCGCCCTTCCCGGAATTTCCGAACGCAGCGCCGAAGCGATCCTCGATTGGCTGGGTTAA
- a CDS encoding sugar transferase: MAHQKLVALSFLGDAAVVMMALLTAYLLRFETGLAQVGVTNASMELRSYLGHVLLGSVSLMFFLANFRLHDPRYFLAIRRTLRSIFKACAIWLAAFLSVTLLLKIDPPISRVYCLLAAGGAMFGLGLWRWLLYCLMRREPIASALRQKVVFIGWNSECERTVARFSQGRAHRYSVAGVILPEGLGTEDSMPPNEVPVLGEFSEVREIIRESGADIVMAVDSSLSRESMLELAETCGKEFIDFKLVPSCFQILVSGLQFESIHGMPVLGIGRLPLHHTFNNITKRLVDICGAIFGLLVAAPIMAVFATLVYLESPGSVIYRQRRIGLNGRPFDILKIRSMKPDAEVAGTPGWTVQDDPRRLKVGAFMRAWNIDELPQFWNVLRGEMSLVGPRPERPELIEGFKEEIRHYNVRHNVKPGLTGWAQVHGLRGDTCLKERVKFDLDYIENWNFFLDFQIMVMTLIKRKGAC; this comes from the coding sequence GTGGCTCACCAAAAGCTGGTTGCCCTGAGTTTCCTCGGCGACGCGGCAGTGGTGATGATGGCGTTGCTCACCGCCTACCTGCTCCGCTTCGAAACCGGGCTGGCTCAGGTCGGTGTGACGAACGCGTCGATGGAGCTGCGCAGCTACCTCGGCCACGTGCTGCTGGGCAGCGTGTCGCTGATGTTCTTCCTCGCGAATTTCCGTCTGCACGACCCGCGCTACTTCCTGGCGATCCGCCGGACGCTGCGGTCGATCTTCAAGGCATGTGCGATCTGGCTGGCGGCCTTCCTGAGCGTCACCCTGTTGCTCAAGATCGATCCACCGATCAGCCGAGTCTACTGTCTGCTCGCGGCCGGTGGTGCGATGTTCGGCCTCGGTCTCTGGCGCTGGCTGCTCTATTGCCTGATGCGCCGCGAACCGATCGCCTCGGCATTGCGTCAGAAGGTGGTCTTCATCGGCTGGAATTCCGAGTGCGAGCGCACGGTTGCGCGCTTCTCCCAAGGGCGCGCGCACCGCTACAGCGTTGCCGGCGTGATTCTGCCGGAAGGGCTCGGGACGGAGGATTCGATGCCTCCCAACGAGGTGCCGGTACTCGGCGAGTTCTCGGAGGTCCGTGAGATCATCCGCGAGTCGGGCGCGGACATCGTGATGGCGGTCGACTCCTCGCTGAGCCGCGAATCGATGCTCGAGCTTGCCGAGACCTGCGGCAAGGAGTTCATCGACTTCAAGTTGGTGCCGAGCTGTTTCCAGATCCTCGTATCCGGCCTGCAGTTCGAGAGCATCCATGGCATGCCGGTGCTCGGCATCGGGCGCCTGCCACTCCACCACACCTTCAACAACATCACCAAGCGGTTGGTCGATATCTGCGGTGCGATCTTCGGCTTGTTGGTGGCGGCGCCGATCATGGCGGTGTTCGCGACCCTCGTGTATCTCGAGTCGCCGGGCTCGGTCATCTACCGCCAGCGTCGGATCGGCCTCAACGGCCGGCCGTTCGACATCCTCAAGATCCGCAGCATGAAGCCGGATGCGGAAGTGGCCGGAACTCCGGGGTGGACGGTGCAGGACGATCCGCGCCGCCTGAAGGTGGGCGCATTCATGCGCGCATGGAACATCGACGAGCTGCCCCAGTTCTGGAACGTGCTGCGCGGCGAAATGAGTCTCGTCGGACCCCGTCCCGAGCGCCCCGAGCTGATCGAGGGCTTTAAGGAGGAGATCCGCCACTACAACGTCCGTCACAACGTCAAGCCGGGCCTGACCGGCTGGGCGCAGGTGCACGGACTGCGGGGTGATACCTGTCTGAAAGAGCGGGTGAAGTTCGACCTCGACTACATCGAGAACTGGAACTTCTTCCTCGATTTCCAGATCATGGTGATGACCCTGATCAAACGCAAAGGTGCCTGCTGA
- a CDS encoding polysaccharide biosynthesis/export family protein, with product MNLRPLLLILTVLAGLAYPAAMGQGERASGSIGSRDSVEITVFREDDLTTRGQLSAAGTIDIPLIGAVKLSGLTTSQAARAIEAKLRDGYLVKPEVTVSITDRVRKTVTVLGQVQKPGVFRLDPNRQLTLVEALGMAGGMTRIANDKKVTLKRRGSSQPQRINVRSITSGEAKDITLRDGDIITIPESLF from the coding sequence ATGAACCTCCGTCCTCTCCTCCTCATCCTCACCGTCCTTGCCGGGCTGGCGTATCCCGCCGCCATGGGCCAGGGCGAACGCGCATCCGGTTCCATCGGCAGCCGTGACAGCGTGGAAATCACCGTCTTCCGCGAAGATGACCTGACCACCCGTGGCCAGCTCTCGGCAGCCGGCACCATCGACATACCGCTGATCGGTGCGGTCAAACTGTCCGGTCTGACGACCAGCCAGGCCGCCCGCGCGATCGAGGCCAAGCTGCGCGACGGCTACCTGGTCAAGCCGGAGGTCACCGTGTCGATCACCGATCGTGTGAGGAAAACCGTCACGGTGCTCGGCCAGGTCCAGAAGCCCGGCGTTTTCCGTCTCGATCCCAACCGCCAGTTGACACTGGTCGAGGCCCTCGGCATGGCGGGCGGGATGACCCGGATCGCCAACGACAAGAAAGTCACCCTGAAACGCCGCGGCAGCAGCCAGCCGCAGCGGATCAACGTCCGGTCCATCACCTCGGGCGAAGCCAAAGACATCACGCTCCGGGACGGTGACATCATCACCATCCCCGAGAGCCTTTTCTGA
- a CDS encoding outer membrane beta-barrel protein — MSPQRSVPSGLLAPILVPLLLGANGVSAEDHISMDVEYEPVEQGRLESDMAPLVDDAGRIDDRVEGQEWLAPRDEPKPADPEGWDLGLELEAAYDDNIFLTATSPESDLVFTVTPKVGFVAGQREDEGAYLRVAYRPSVVLYLDNSDESRVDHRFEGVAALNGQKSSVVLSGNLDRLGDATPDIGTQSDRTEYASELRLAWKPSEKLSLELAGGIECTDYDSRGLSDSKLTYTEFALRYAYSPKTTLVGAVAAGKVEVDGAGDQDFQRATARLIWQPREKLTVDFEVGVERRDYPSGSDTYPVLEGRIAWQPKEGTELFLGGYLREETSAVFPGQNIEIAGVSGGVSQRFGDHWTGRFEAGYESASYKRVSGTGLAGREDDIFFIQPSLDYQVNEHFRMGIFYRYSRNDSNGAAFGYDANQFGINASYDF; from the coding sequence ATGTCTCCCCAGCGGTCAGTCCCCTCAGGATTGCTGGCACCCATTCTCGTCCCCCTTCTCTTGGGAGCGAATGGGGTGTCCGCGGAGGACCACATCTCGATGGATGTCGAATATGAGCCGGTCGAGCAGGGGCGTTTGGAGTCGGATATGGCGCCGCTGGTCGACGATGCCGGTCGAATCGACGACCGGGTCGAAGGGCAGGAGTGGCTGGCGCCGCGTGACGAACCGAAGCCCGCCGACCCTGAGGGCTGGGATCTCGGTCTCGAACTGGAGGCAGCCTACGACGATAACATTTTCCTCACCGCCACCTCCCCGGAGTCTGATCTCGTTTTCACCGTGACTCCGAAAGTGGGGTTCGTGGCAGGACAACGTGAAGATGAAGGTGCGTATTTGCGCGTAGCCTACCGACCGAGTGTTGTTCTTTACCTCGACAACAGCGATGAGAGCCGGGTGGACCATCGTTTCGAGGGAGTGGCCGCCCTGAACGGGCAGAAGAGTTCGGTGGTGCTTTCCGGCAACCTCGACCGACTGGGAGATGCCACGCCGGACATCGGCACCCAGTCCGACCGCACCGAGTATGCCAGCGAACTGCGGTTGGCATGGAAGCCGAGCGAGAAGCTTTCGCTCGAGCTGGCCGGTGGAATCGAGTGCACGGATTACGACTCGCGGGGCCTGTCGGACTCCAAGCTGACCTACACCGAGTTCGCGCTCCGCTACGCCTACTCTCCGAAGACGACCTTAGTCGGCGCGGTCGCGGCCGGGAAGGTCGAGGTCGACGGTGCCGGCGACCAGGACTTCCAACGGGCCACCGCGCGCCTGATCTGGCAGCCGCGCGAGAAGCTCACGGTCGACTTTGAGGTCGGGGTCGAGCGCCGCGATTACCCGAGTGGATCGGATACCTATCCGGTGCTTGAGGGGCGGATCGCCTGGCAGCCGAAGGAAGGGACCGAGTTGTTCCTCGGCGGCTACCTGAGGGAGGAAACCTCCGCCGTTTTCCCTGGCCAGAATATCGAGATCGCAGGCGTCAGTGGCGGCGTTTCGCAGCGGTTCGGCGACCACTGGACCGGTCGCTTCGAAGCTGGCTACGAATCTGCTTCCTACAAGCGTGTCTCGGGTACCGGTCTGGCCGGCCGCGAGGACGACATCTTCTTCATCCAGCCGAGTCTCGACTACCAGGTGAACGAGCACTTCCGCATGGGCATTTTCTATCGCTACTCCCGCAACGATTCGAACGGCGCCGCCTTCGGCTACGACGCCAACCAGTTCGGCATCAACGCCTCTTACGACTTCTGA